Below is a genomic region from Ictalurus punctatus breed USDA103 chromosome 12, Coco_2.0, whole genome shotgun sequence.
AGAGGACGATGGATGCcagaagaaaaggagaagagagactgcagaagaagaaaaaaaaaacgagctgAGGATTCAAGCTCACCTTTGTTTTGCATTTCTCTACGTGCTCTCTGAAAGGCTGACCGCTGTGAAACGCTGAGGTAAGCATCCAGGCATTCGGTCCGAACTGAGCCCATAGCTAGTGCACAGCAATGGTATTGTAAAAGAGGTAGGGTTTTTTCTTCATGAGATAATTAtgataattccttagatttatatagcactttacatagtatggggcggtgggggtgggtgggtgggggatTCTCCTCAgacaccaccagtgtgtagcatccaactatatgatgcgatggcagccatagtgtgccagaaccCCCGCCACTCCAGCTatttagtggagaggagagggatGTAGCAATGTAGTGATGTAATTCAGAGATGGGACTATTAGGGGCCCATgttagataagggccaatgggggaatttcgccaggacaccggggtaaTACCCTTACACTTtatgagaagtgtcctgggattttgaatgaccacagagagtcatgacctcggtttaatgtctcattCGAAAGagagtgctgtttttacagtatagtgtcccatTCACTACAGTATACTATGGCATTAGggcccacacagaccacagggtaaGCACCCCttctggcctcactaataccacctCCAGCAGAAACCTttgttttccccaggaggtctcccatccagatAGTGGCCAGgttcaaccctgcttagcttcagtgagAAACCAGGCGAGAACCGCAGGGAGATACGGCTCTGGAATATGATTATTTTATCAGACTGATGAACACAGCTAAGAGGCTGGAgggaaaaagagagtgagagaaagactggcacaatgcacaaaaccagcccatctggcaccaacaaccatgccacggttaacaTCAATGCCATTTTTCCCTGTTCTGATCTTTGACGCtaattgaagctcttgatctgtatctgcatggttttatgcattgtgctgttgccacatgactggctgattggataactgcaatgaatgtgcaggtgttcctaacaaagtggacagtgagtgcatttctagacttttttttttttactcaattcAAAGTTGAAAAGCTTGTTCTAGTGTCAAATAATTTTGGtaatttaagcatttttttcttgaaagaatCAAAATGATCTGCCATTAGCACAAAGCAATGTAAAGTTTGAAATGAGTAAAtctgtctagaaataggtttaataatcttatatttggttaaCTGTAATCATATAATAGGAAATGCTAGATAGATCTGACTATATTTAGACTATtttctgggaaaaaaataaataaataaaatatacatacacattatatatatatatatatatatattttttttttcaaaatgttaaagaaatatgGACAACACAATACCAATCCAACTTATAAaggaaaatcaacaaaaaatgtTATGTTGTGTAATTTAAGCAATTTCATGTAGACAAACCACCTACctgaatgtttttgggaggtgggaggaaaccagagaatccTGAGGAAAACCCATACAAATGCATGGAGATAACGCatcaaaactccacacagacagtaacccgggCTCAGTATCAAtgagttttgttttgtccatTTCTAATATCTTAGCATACTTGATTTGACCCTTTTTTTGGTACTTATGGTTATAAAAGAACATCTGTAACACAACCCACTAAATGCACTCGAGTTAAAAATCCACCTTCATTTTGTcctaagggtgtgcaaacttttgcacttgccCAAATTCATTACATCCAAACAACTTTCAAATGAAAAAGCAGGCTAGCCAAGCaattgaaggttaagggtcagAAGGGAGACTCGACTCTACTGGGAACTCACAACCTATCACAAGCTTAGAACCTTAACTCCTAAGCTAAAATTACCCAACATGCTTTGTGTTGAGAATCAGTATAGTGTTATAGTTTGATAGATAGGAACTCAGATAAGAGCGTGCTATTGCTGAATTGTCACTTCCCCTAGAAGCAAGCAAAGTCATCTCTTCTGAAATCCCTTGAACAGAATACAAATTACAGAGCTCAGTCTAAGTGGCCTACATTAGCTCATTGAGGTCAGGGGTTCTGTAAACATACTATAAATAGCCTAGTCTTTAAAAATAGCCAGGCTCGTTTGGAATCGCAGCAACAGTTAGAGTCAGTTAAATGATTGCACTGTCAGAAGCAGTAATTGACTTGATGAAGTGGTGTGGaagaaatgaattaatgaaagagagattaaaaCATCAAAGGATAAGATGAAAGATGAACCAGTTGAACAAAAATGGCACTTAATAGACGATGTGGAATGAGGAACAGCTGGAAGACAGGCAGCGGATTTCAGTGTGTCTCAGACAAAGCACATGTTAACCTTTCATCCTGACAGACTCCTTATCCAAAGCATTCCCAAAACACCCAAATGCAAATGAAGCAGAATCAAATCAATATTCATGCATATATCTGAGGATGAGAGACTTGATCAAGGGCCGAATGTGGCGCACTTTCAGAACTGGTATTCAGTAATCACCACTGGTCCTTAGAGAACATTCAAAATTCGTAGCCGTAGCTAAGACAGTGATTTCTAGCGTTAACTTGTAGtattttcagcagaaatgtcatatttcatatttaggAAATGAATGCAATGGATGCCCCAGCACCCACAGACAAGAAGGGACCTCCCAGGTTCAAGCAAAGGATAGTCCGGACTTTCAAGAGCAAAGCACCAAGACCAGGCCAGAAGGGTTTCGGAGAGGACATCCCTGGAATGGAGGATCTCGGCACAggtaaacaaacacaccacaaatATCAAACTGCCTTCATGCCTTTCTTTGCGCTGCAAAAGcaccacttttttttattcatctctCAAATTCAGGATCTTTGCAGATGATGCAAAGTTGAAAGGAATCCCGTgtgcagtagtaatagtaatctcaatctggccaaaagtttgtggacacctgaccatcccaTTCTAGACTGAGTCCtccactttgctgttataataacctccactgttCTTGGAGGTCTTCTTAGTGAGGTCTAGCACTGGCTGAGAAGGTCTGGTGCTCAGATGAACTGTTGCCAcaattcatcccaaagctgggttgagatcagggctctgaaGTTCTTTTACGCTATCGGTCATgctagaacaggtttgggctaggacttaattccagtgaagggaaacgttaccactacagcatacaaggaaatcctatacaattgtgtgcttccatctTTGaagaagacccacatatgggcatgaaggtcaggtgtctacatacctTTGGCGATATAGCGTACCGTACGCATTTCATTTCTGACTGTTTCTCTCTTCCGCAGACTTCACTGTGATTTGTCCGTGGGAGGCTTACGGCGACATGGAGCTAAGCGATCTGTCCAAATATGGAATTTTGTAGCTTGCAGTTTTGTACGTCTTTGTTTTGGACCCCTCTTCTTTGACATGTTCTTATTGTTGAGTAGTTCATGGTGCTACATTTCACTAACCTGGACagtcaaaatatataaaagtgccCCCACCCCCACAGTTAACATCATTGAACTGATCTAGAAGCTTTGCCGCATCCCTCGATTCCTTTGAGGCTATTTTAAGAATTGGTACGTCCAAAACGATGGCGCACTTCAGCTGATTTCCAGACCATGCACTGAAGGATAGAAGCTCGAGGAATCAAGGAGGCATCATTTCACATTCTGGGGTGTATCCCATGCTGCACAGCCTAAATTTGCATACTGAAGTATGATTGgttcttatattttatgatgcaattCTACTCACCCATAATGCTGTTGTAATCCAATGAGATTGTCAAGTCTGAATTTCTTGAATGTACTGGcttaatttagtttttttgtaattttaaaaaaaattttcatgaCAAAAACGAATGTGCAATTCAACCTTCTGCAGTATATGTGGCAAAATCTAATttccttataataataataaaaaaaaaagaaaaacactcagAACTAGTGGAGTGAACTTCACTTATACAAAAGGTAttaaaaaacactaaacacttcACTCTGTGCTCCAGAACATGTCGCAAGACCTGAGAGGAAACTGCTGCCTTCTTACTCATCGCTTGAGAGAATAAACGACCTCGTTGACCACACTGACGTTAtccattatgttttattcctgaagAAAACACTGCTTTGGTCTTGTTAGACTAATACAGTATTAACCAGCTAGAACTTCATCCAAATCACTAAAGTGAACACACTTCAATCAAACGTAACTAAATGTGTACACGGCTGTCTTATTAGCTAATTAACTAACTCAACTGTTTCAGCCTGTTGAGAGAATATCAGAGGAGTGACCATAGTCTAAATGGGCTTTTACACAGCAATCTGGTGTTCCATCGTAAGAAGGATTTAACCTTAGAACGTTTGcgagataagggccaatggaggaatttcaccaggacgccggggttacacccctactctttatAAATCCAATCAAACTGTTCTAGTGGACTAGACACGAAAAATATGATGTGGAAACTATGTGTGTGCACCCATGGAAAGCCTTCCACTATCAATTTTTGAAACtttctaattatatatatatatataaaaagctaCAGACTTTCCTAGACAACAGAAACATGCTTCTCTTTTGCATGTAGCTCAAccacaagttctagcatttGAAAGTCTGTTTAAAACTGAATGAGAGAAAATTATGAAGTGAAGATACACCTGGTGCACAGCAGCATAGTGGTTAAACTGAATTAATCTGGCTCGTCTCTATTTTGCTACAGCATGTAGCTTTCACCTTGATTAAAGTGTGACATTcgctgtgtgaggaaatcacacttggCTAACAAGGTTTTAGATATCTTCAGGCAGATGAAGCATTTGCAGCACTGCATATAGTAAAACGGATTTTTACCCGACGTGATCTTTTATCAGGCCTAGACAAgactacaaaataaataaaaacatttcaacacTATTTTTGATGGAATATATGTACGTATTCTGATAGTAGACGTGTAGAACTATACTACGGGCAGAAAAAGCCTATTTTGTCCCAAACCATATTTTTCATAATTCATGCACCATGACATCTGACGAGTTTCTCCAGACTTCACACTGTTATACACGTCCGGACAAAGACTAAAACTAAATCCAAACTAGAAGTCAAAATCAAAATCAACCCTGGTGCAATTTggacccccttttttttttctgtacactgaaataaattcacctaaaattatttaatctttaaaaaaaaaataaaataaataataatcatcagcCTTTAGCTGAAATAAAACTCAATACACATCTGGATGACGTTGCTCTcccaaagacaaaaaaaccccaaaactcgTTTGtgcatatattttaaaaaaaaacagtttatatGGACATTCAGATACAAATTACATCACAAATGGCATCTGAGTATGCAGAGAGGAAGAGttcaaaaccaaaacacactcacattgtAAACTAAAGGATAATATGCACAAcatgtattatataataaatgtgcaAAGATGGAAAGGAGATTATAGGATAGGATTGGGACGCTGCCGAAGGAGGCAGCTTGTTTCTTTCCCATCCTGACTGTACAGCTGGACGTTACTGGAAACCTGTGCTCTATAAGATGATCCAACAAATCTAGACTCACACGCCCTtcgccgggtttttttttttttttttttttttggaggaacTTTCGACCAGAGCCGCAAATTCCAATCCCGGTTTGATTCGCGGGAtgtaattcattaataaatatcacCAGACTGAGATGAGTCTAGTCCTGTCTGGCCTTTAGACTACTGTTTTAACAGTAGTATTTTAGCCACTATACACATAGGAAAGCTGCAAACAATGGACAAATCCATCCTTATTTATCCGACACAGAACTTGGAAGAGTCAAGGCAAAGGGGGAGGTTGATCGCAGTTAAATGATGTCCTAATTTCATTGATAACACTGAGAAATGTAGTGCATAGGCTGCAAAGTACCTAATGGACAGCAAAAACAGTTAACACCCTTCCATCTCAAAGAGCTTTCAGAGAGAGGCGGGGAAATTCCTTAAACCTTAATACACGTTCCACTTCCAGGACTCGGAACAGTGGAATATAATTCAACCCCTAtatcacacaaataaaaaaacatcatcaacaacaaccaaaaaaaacaaacaaacaaacaaacaaaaaaaaaaagcgtgggGTTCAACTAAAAAGCTTAAAGTATGAAATGTGTTCTATATTTACTTACAGTATAAGTGTTGACTGTTGATAAGCAACACAGCTGGAATCAGTTTTAGACGGGTGAATCCATACACAATTAAATACCCAGTAGTTCAGGTTTCATGCTTTTCCAACATTCCGGCACGGAAGTACTGATACACGACTCGGAACGAAGCACGTACACGGATAAATCCTGACCACAGAATAACCTGCTTATATTCGACTGATAGGTTTGTTAATAAATTACGCTGGAAACTGGATGTCGATGGCACAGCAGACACTGCAAGATCCATTTCATTTCAAAccgcttttttcttttcttttctttttttttttttttttttaaagtcacttCAAAAATCAAACAGTAAAATCTATtgatacaaaaataaaacaaggcaaATAACAGAAATTACCATAGGCTCATACatataagcaaaaaaaaccaaaaacaaacaaaatgtgctTCACAAAATCTTTGGAACCAAAATTCATAAGACATAATATCAATATTCAGAAGATAAGAGTAAATACATGTAGAGaagcaagggaaaaaaaaatactatgtaGCTtagcgttttcttttttttttttttttttttaaaaaaaacaaaacaatccaaAGTTTACACTTGCTGCACACCCTGTTGTGAAATGAGGCAAGTTGCATATTTGACAGCACGATTCTTGTAAAAAGGTCCCAAAATCCAATAAGGGCCTTAACTAACTGTATAAAAATCCTTAGTGTgcgttgccccccccccccccccccccccgctaaACTTAACCGTGTGTTACATATACTGTTACATTTTGATAATTTTATAATTTAACCTCCATGTTTAAATAGGAGCCAAGAGGTCACAGGGACGGCATGTTAAAGAAAtggtctaataataataataataataataataataataatgaagtttGGTAACATTTTTGTTCTACTCTAGTTTATTTGCATATTGTTACTAATTAACTGTAAAGGTACGTCTTTTCAAAAAGACCTCGAAAGCAGGAGGTCGTTTTAacacaaacgaacaaaaaaatttattctAAGCAAGGTTTTCTGTAGGTTATATTTATGACACATCGTCCCATATGCGTGCGGAAAATCCCGCCGGTCCGTAACAGCTGTCAGTTTCGTTTTACATCCCAGTCTTTTCTTTCCtcatgagattaaaaaaaaaagaaagaaagaaagaaaaagaaaacggaaaaaaaaaaacccaacaacacaCCTCTTCAAACAGTCATCTTCCTTTCGTGTCGTGATTTCTCGGGTCCTCTACGAAAGAACGTGCGGGATCTACTTGTTGGTGGCTCGAGTGGCCCGTGTCCTCTGACGGTCAAACGCGGTGGTGTGGGCAGGATTCTTCGATAGGGCTAggtatagtgtagtgtgataCTCTGAAGAGCGATGTACAAACTTTGTCCGTTGTAGTCCAGACTCTCTGTGCACGTGGAGTTTGCTGGCCGCTAGAACCGTTCCTCTAGAGCCATTACTGCATGCATATGTGCAGAGAAACGTGCCAAAGGATAGgaaagaatacatttttattttattttattttttttcagccgTGCAATTCTTCAGTCAGCGTCTCGCTCGTCTTGTAAAGTTACTTTTAGGTATgtgatttgattttattttcaaattttcttttcttaaaaaccCACTTGTAGTGATGTACTTTCCTTTCTCAAGTATTTATTCTTAAGCggtgcgtttttgttttgtccacaaaaaaaacaaacaaaaaaaaaaacaaacaaaaaaaaccggCTCTTAAGAGACTGGCTGTTGGTAAAAGTTTGGGCGAGGTGGTGCAGCTGAGAGGTTCGGGAGATTAGTAGGGAGAAAACCTGCTGTATCCGCCCCTGTATAGGGTGGCCTGTGGAGGGGTAGGGGgggaaacacaaaacaaaaaaaggttagaACGATGTGGCTGTTAGAGGAGCATAtcaaatagcattttttttccttgcagATTTTATGAACGGACAGACGTGTGAACTAGTGGCGCGTGGTATGAACGCAAAAACACGTCGCGGGGTAAAATCACGTCCCTTTCATTTCATAACGACCAGATATCAAAAGTATTTTGAAGAGGTAAAACCTCAGTACGTTCTCGATGTAGTGCTTTCATAAGCCCCTTGTCGGAGGTAGACtctagggctgggtgatatatcGATATACTATcggatatcgtgataaatgatacactgttctgagatatcgttggtatggtgatgtatttatttatttaaaaatgtttttaataattacaaatgaaatggtacGAGTTGAtgtaatttttgaaaaaaatgtaatctttgTAGGCagaaaatgaatttatttatttatttttttttatttgcaaagcctttctttattttttacttgCTCTGAATTGCACCGTTCTCTCGGAGTATTCTCATAGGACCTTTTCCTTGAGATATTGTGACTTTCTGGGTAATCATTTTTGTAGAGTGGCCATTGTACAAGCATAGCATCCTGACAGACTCTATTCCGCATACTTCCCTTGACTTTCAAGTGAGGCGAGAAAGGCTGCGTTCACGCCATGTCGGAATTACAATAATTACTAGATGACAACCGGGACCGTTCTCGGAATGAAATGAATCTGCGTATGGTATGCCGTTTCTTTTCAGATGAATCTTGCGTTATTAAGATTACGACGAAGTATTACGTAGAAATATTACGAGATAACTTCTTAACTACGTTTTACACCTGAAGCCGCCGCCGTTTCGAGCGTTTCCGCATGATGTCGCAGCAGCCATGTGGTGTAAGTCGGAGCTCTCTGGAAATTCTAATTGAGAGTTGTGAAAAAGTTGTAATGATGAGTCCTATGGAATCAGAATCTCGCAATTACGTCAATGCAGCTAAAGCACTACTGTTAGACCGGAGGAATGGGGTGGGGCTTCATAGGTGTCAGTTGAT
It encodes:
- the LOC108272934 gene encoding retinal cone rhodopsin-sensitive cGMP 3',5'-cyclic phosphodiesterase subunit gamma, translating into MNAMDAPAPTDKKGPPRFKQRIVRTFKSKAPRPGQKGFGEDIPGMEDLGTDFTVICPWEAYGDMELSDLSKYGIL